GTGGTCCCAGCGGACGTCGCCGCTCGACAGCGCCCGGGTGTAGCCCTCGAGGAAGCGGCGTACCTGACCCTCCTGGATGGCCATCAGAACGCCTCCTTGAAGGTGTCACCGCGGCCCGCCCGGCGCGGGACTGGAGTGGAACGCCACCCTGCGACGAGGGCCGCGTGGAACGCGTGTCTCGCGCCACATGGCCTCGAGCGACCGCCCAGCCGTACGGTGCGGCGCGCCGTGCCGGGAGGCGCAGTCCGCCCCCCTCGGGTGACGGGAAGGCGAGGGCACCCGGGCTATATTCCACCCCGTGAGGACCGGCCTCCCCGCCCTGCTGGCACTGCTCCTGCTCTCGGCGTGCGCTCCCGCCGTCACGGTGGAGGACACGGGCGTGCACCTCGTGGAGTTCACCATGGAACCGGTGCCGCGCGAGGAGCGCTGGATCATCGCCGTGCCGAGCTTCGAGGTCGGCGCGGGGAGCGTGAGGATCGGCTCCGTCGACCTCTCCCGCGAGGGCGAGGACTTCTACCGCGAGCTCGGCTCCGGCGTCGCCGACATCTTCATAGCCGAGGCCTACGAGAGCCAGCAGTTCCGCATCACCGAGCGCGCCCAGATCGACAAGATCCTCTACGAACAAGACCTGGCGCGGTCGGGGCGCATCAACCCGGACACCGCCGCCGCGGTCGGCCGCATCGAGGGCGCCGAGCTGATGGTCCTCGGCAGCGTCAGCGAGTTCGGCGTGCAGACCACCGGCGGCGGGGGCAGGGTGCTGGGAGTGTTCGGCGGACGGTCGGAGACGGTGACGGCGCGCGTGGCCGTGGAGATCCGCTTCGTCGACACGAACACCGCCGAGATCCTGGCGATCGGTCGGGGCGTGTCCCAGGTGTCTCAGCGCAACGTGTCGGTGGACATCGCGAACGTGATGACCGACCTGCGCGTGGGACGCACCGGCACGACGATCGTCGACTACGCCGTGCGCAACGCGATCCGCTCGGCCATCGAGAACGCCGCGCGGTCGCTGCCGCCGAAGCCGGCCGCCAAGGGCTGAGCCGCCGGCGCGACCGTCCTCTACAGGGGGCGGCGAGGAGCCTGCCCGCCAGCGAGGCGGGATCAG
Above is a genomic segment from Trueperaceae bacterium containing:
- a CDS encoding CsgG/HfaB family protein, whose amino-acid sequence is MRTGLPALLALLLLSACAPAVTVEDTGVHLVEFTMEPVPREERWIIAVPSFEVGAGSVRIGSVDLSREGEDFYRELGSGVADIFIAEAYESQQFRITERAQIDKILYEQDLARSGRINPDTAAAVGRIEGAELMVLGSVSEFGVQTTGGGGRVLGVFGGRSETVTARVAVEIRFVDTNTAEILAIGRGVSQVSQRNVSVDIANVMTDLRVGRTGTTIVDYAVRNAIRSAIENAARSLPPKPAAKG